From a single Nostoc edaphicum CCNP1411 genomic region:
- a CDS encoding aspartate aminotransferase family protein gives MTAIQQEQKNSQQEYLQTFIQRYTQRTQTSKNLAQQYRPVLADKTSIGFNFSPEIKELCYPIAVERSSGSRLWDVDGNEYIDILMGLGINLCGHNPLFVQNAIAEQLQRGMHIGVQNALAGEVAQLISDLTGMERVTFSNTGTEAVMTAVRIARAATKRPKIAIFTNSYHGHFDAVLVRATRTEYVKKGIRRIIAHKAESGSFFGKLAQPIQANLAANLNPKAVPAATGIPDSAACDVLILEYGNERSLDIIRKHRHELAAVLVEPVQSRHPELQPREFLHQLREITQQLGIVLIFDEMVTGFRIHPGGAQAWFGVQADIATYSKIVGGGLPLAVIAGKASYMDYIDGGQWRFGDDSSPQIPTTFFAGTFCKHPLALAAARATLQHLKTQGIGLHEQLNQRTSQLVSDLNTEMKNQGIVIKFTSFGSFFAIAASQSAIPPIAMNLLSYHLLAKGIHLRQGDKGGFLSTAHTDTDIHTIKQAWIESINELKIGGFMTD, from the coding sequence GTGACTGCTATTCAACAAGAACAAAAAAATTCGCAGCAAGAGTATTTGCAAACATTTATCCAAAGATATACTCAGCGCACACAAACTTCTAAAAATCTAGCACAGCAATATCGTCCAGTGCTGGCTGATAAAACTTCCATTGGGTTCAACTTTTCTCCAGAAATTAAAGAATTATGCTATCCTATCGCCGTGGAACGTTCTTCTGGTTCTCGACTATGGGACGTTGATGGCAATGAATACATCGATATTCTCATGGGATTGGGAATAAATCTATGTGGTCATAATCCATTATTTGTGCAAAATGCGATCGCAGAACAATTACAACGAGGAATGCATATCGGGGTGCAAAATGCCTTAGCGGGTGAAGTAGCACAACTAATCAGCGATTTAACGGGCATGGAACGAGTTACTTTTAGTAACACAGGCACAGAAGCGGTAATGACTGCCGTCAGAATCGCCCGTGCAGCGACAAAACGCCCAAAAATCGCCATTTTCACCAACTCTTACCACGGACACTTTGATGCTGTATTGGTACGGGCTACTAGAACAGAATATGTCAAAAAAGGCATCCGTCGAATTATTGCTCACAAAGCTGAATCTGGTAGTTTTTTCGGAAAATTAGCACAACCAATTCAAGCGAATTTAGCAGCAAATCTCAATCCCAAAGCTGTACCAGCCGCTACAGGAATTCCTGATAGTGCTGCTTGTGATGTCTTAATTTTAGAGTATGGTAACGAGCGATCGCTAGACATCATTCGCAAACATCGCCATGAACTCGCCGCCGTTTTAGTGGAACCAGTGCAAAGCCGTCATCCAGAACTCCAGCCCCGCGAATTTCTCCACCAATTACGCGAAATTACCCAGCAACTCGGCATAGTTCTAATTTTTGACGAAATGGTAACAGGCTTCCGCATTCATCCAGGAGGCGCACAAGCTTGGTTTGGCGTGCAAGCAGACATCGCCACCTACAGCAAAATTGTCGGTGGTGGCTTACCCCTTGCGGTAATTGCTGGCAAAGCAAGTTACATGGACTACATCGACGGTGGACAATGGCGCTTTGGCGATGATTCCTCACCTCAAATACCAACCACCTTTTTTGCAGGTACATTTTGTAAACATCCCCTAGCCCTAGCCGCAGCCCGTGCAACTTTACAGCATCTCAAAACTCAGGGAATCGGATTGCATGAACAACTTAATCAACGTACCAGCCAACTTGTGAGCGATTTAAACACAGAGATGAAAAACCAGGGAATAGTAATTAAGTTTACCTCCTTTGGTTCCTTCTTTGCGATCGCAGCTTCCCAAAGCGCAATTCCACCGATAGCGATGAATTTACTCTCCTATCACCTATTAGCAAAAGGTATCCATCTCCGCCAAGGAGATAAAGGCGGATTTCTTTCTACAGCACACACAGATACAGATATCCATACTATCAAACAAGCATGGATTGAAAGTATTAACGAACTAAAAATAGGAGGCTTCATGACTGATTAA
- a CDS encoding MbtH family protein, translating to MSQNEQEDTTIYQVVINEEEQYSIWPEYRKIPYGWRGVGKSGLKQECLEYIKQVWTDMRPLSLRKGMEQTVQST from the coding sequence ATGAGTCAAAACGAACAAGAAGACACCACAATTTATCAAGTTGTCATCAACGAAGAAGAACAATATTCTATTTGGCCAGAATACAGAAAAATCCCTTATGGTTGGCGAGGAGTTGGCAAAAGTGGTTTAAAACAGGAATGCCTAGAATATATCAAACAAGTGTGGACTGATATGCGTCCTTTAAGCCTTCGCAAAGGGATGGAACAAACCGTACAATCAACATAG
- a CDS encoding siderophore biosynthesis protein, with translation MNSSQIQPQEIWKGFHWSFFINIQGLIICLRRFEVELIKGNIQQALLELQSATKLMLASGAAMQLAGSINPELYAAEIRPSMTPPEVKSHDFSGLMSWEHAVLIKVWKQLRPHFSNLPIELQPQHQNFVDAYLYLAHSHRAVCQKFGGEEAGSLRFERGCAVDTLDVFTRSRYQFLHPQVELPPLIPPCKGGKKEILVPSPMHRGETGNLVPSPLQGEG, from the coding sequence ATGAACAGCAGTCAAATCCAACCACAGGAAATCTGGAAAGGATTTCACTGGTCATTTTTTATTAATATTCAAGGTTTGATAATTTGTTTGCGTCGCTTTGAAGTAGAACTGATAAAAGGAAATATCCAACAAGCCCTTTTAGAGCTACAATCTGCCACAAAATTAATGCTAGCATCCGGTGCAGCAATGCAGTTAGCAGGTAGTATAAATCCCGAACTTTACGCAGCCGAAATTCGCCCTTCCATGACACCACCTGAAGTAAAATCTCATGATTTTAGCGGTTTAATGTCTTGGGAACACGCAGTTTTAATCAAAGTTTGGAAACAGTTGCGCCCTCACTTTTCCAACCTACCAATAGAACTACAACCACAACATCAAAACTTTGTTGATGCTTATCTCTATCTTGCTCATTCCCACCGCGCGGTTTGTCAAAAGTTTGGTGGTGAAGAAGCTGGTAGCTTACGATTTGAGCGTGGCTGCGCTGTGGATACTCTAGATGTATTTACCCGCAGTCGCTATCAATTCTTGCATCCCCAAGTCGAATTACCCCCCTTAATCCCCCCTTGCAAAGGGGGGAAAAAAGAGATTCTAGTTCCCTCCCCAATGCATCGGGGGGAAACCGGAAATCTAGTTCCCTCCCCTTTGCAAGGGGAGGGTTAG
- a CDS encoding type I polyketide synthase — MNSSIDNINNLTSSQRILAALKDARTKLEAVELEKQEQIAIIGIAGRFPGARSVDEFWHNIKNGIESIELLTNDELLTAGVKPEELQNPNYVRAYASFSGIDEFDAAFFGYSPREAEILDPQHRLFLECAWEALENAGYDSEQYPGAIAVYAGTALNSYLVNLYSNPNYNTIDPVQVVISNVMGLMPTRVSYKLNLTGPSCGVQTGCSTSLVSVHLACQSLLHRECDMALAGGVSLGSGEKTGYLYKDDGVLSPDGYCRAFDVNAKGTVFGNGLGIVVLKRLRDAISDRDHIYAIIKGTAINNDGSQKVGLTAPSVTGQAQAIATAISKAKVEPETIQYIETHGTGTALGDPIEIAALTKVFSQHTNKKQFCAIGSVKTNIGHLDAAAGVTGLIKVALALKHEQIPPSLNFTSPNPQIDFANSPFFVNTKLTSWVNNGVPRRAGVSSFGMGGTNAHAILEQAPTEIQNKDGIERPHLLILSAKTPSALEVATGNLATYLQQFPDTDIADVAYTLQTGRRAFEHRRCLVCQTASEAVEILTTSDSPQLLSQSPGAAQTTVAFLFPGQGSQYVNMGWELYTTEAIFREEIDRCCELLVPHLGLDLRNLLYPELNTPLPNPHATCFKSAEPPNAVAPLAKGREQLEPFPTPHSPDLSQTAYAQPALFVVEYALAKLWISWGIQPRAMIGHSIGEYVAATLAGVFNLADALMLVVQRGQLMQQCPPGVMLSVSLAAEKLQPLLTDDLVIAVDNAPRLCVVSGEEKAIALLEQRLASENITYRRLHTNHAFHSPMMSKAIAPFTEILHKIQLHPPQIPLISNVTGTWMTAAQACDPNYWATHLRQPVQFSDGIRQLQQTSHQVFLEVGFGQTLSTIIRQFTDAPPTFASGRHPQDTKSDVGLICQTLGQLWLSGVAVNWSKFYALQQPQKLPLPTYPFERQRYWIDRHPSSEVAPILPEKPQKQEDISNWFYLPSWVRSPLLRPSQIPTKQRYLVFCHPDSIGEQLVQRLQKAGQQVITVTPGAEFTSKGDAYTIALDNPKDYETLWQQLQTAGTLPDAIAHLWTLTDSVANDRFEQRQTLGFYSLLWLTQALSSSPQPLRIYVLTQQVQNVLLTETLNPADATILGLCKVIPQEYPNLICQNIDLSLPIANFEQLIAELTINNTPSNTLPLPRGGLGRGVFNSEDTPLSSGQRGVGALGRGNYFIAYRGKTRWIQEFQPIPLPAPESSQIPLIEGGVYAIAGDLVEGLGLIYARFLAQTVNAKLILLGRSDLPQPAQWETWLASHGRQNPISHCIQQLQALQTTGCEFLFYSVDLADIMQVQTAITEATSQFGAINGVIHAAAMGDRASCLIRNLDTQECSRQFHTKIHGLLALEKALHNQPLDFFLLQSSLSAVVGGIGFAAYAGANLFMDAFAQQRSQNSDTPWISINWDAVRFDETAILTGAALVDLAMTPQEVWQVTERILAQPVAALVTVSPVNLQSRFIQPEVIHDTTRTDNNHARPNIPTTYVAPSGYIETRVAQLMENLLGIAPIGIHDNFFELGGHSLLAIQAVSQLREEFQVELPMRQFLFESPTVAGIAKIIIENQIPTLDDPEAIAKLLDQVEQTDFSR, encoded by the coding sequence ATGAATTCTTCCATAGATAATATTAACAACTTAACTTCATCTCAACGCATTTTGGCTGCTCTCAAAGATGCTCGGACTAAATTAGAAGCAGTTGAACTCGAAAAACAAGAGCAAATCGCTATTATTGGTATAGCTGGGCGCTTTCCCGGCGCTCGTAGTGTAGATGAGTTTTGGCACAATATCAAAAATGGTATCGAGTCCATTGAGTTACTCACAAATGACGAATTACTGACAGCCGGAGTCAAGCCAGAAGAATTACAAAACCCTAATTATGTTCGTGCATACGCCAGCTTTTCTGGAATTGATGAGTTTGATGCAGCCTTTTTTGGATATTCACCTAGAGAAGCAGAAATTCTCGATCCCCAGCATCGCCTATTTTTAGAATGTGCTTGGGAAGCATTAGAAAATGCAGGCTACGATTCAGAACAATATCCAGGTGCGATCGCAGTTTATGCAGGTACAGCATTAAATAGTTATCTTGTCAACTTATACAGCAATCCCAACTACAATACCATCGATCCGGTGCAGGTGGTTATTAGTAATGTTATGGGTTTAATGCCTACCCGTGTATCTTACAAATTAAATCTCACTGGGCCTAGTTGTGGAGTCCAAACGGGTTGTTCCACATCTTTAGTAAGTGTCCATTTGGCCTGCCAAAGTTTGCTGCATCGAGAATGCGATATGGCGTTGGCGGGTGGTGTATCCCTTGGTTCTGGGGAAAAAACAGGGTATCTTTACAAAGACGATGGCGTACTTTCACCAGATGGATATTGTCGCGCCTTTGATGTCAACGCCAAGGGAACAGTTTTTGGGAATGGGTTGGGAATTGTCGTCCTCAAACGTTTACGGGATGCAATTAGCGATCGCGATCATATTTATGCGATCATCAAAGGCACTGCAATTAATAATGATGGTTCCCAAAAGGTGGGTTTGACTGCACCTAGTGTAACAGGACAAGCACAGGCGATCGCCACTGCAATATCTAAAGCCAAAGTTGAACCAGAAACAATTCAATATATTGAAACCCACGGTACAGGAACAGCTTTAGGTGATCCCATTGAAATTGCTGCCTTGACTAAGGTATTTTCCCAACATACCAACAAAAAACAATTCTGTGCCATTGGCTCAGTAAAAACAAATATTGGTCATCTAGATGCAGCTGCGGGTGTGACAGGATTAATCAAAGTCGCATTGGCTCTTAAGCACGAACAAATTCCCCCCAGTCTGAATTTTACCAGCCCGAATCCCCAAATTGACTTCGCCAATAGTCCATTTTTTGTGAATACCAAGTTGACATCCTGGGTAAATAATGGCGTACCGAGAAGGGCGGGAGTTAGTTCTTTTGGCATGGGTGGTACAAATGCCCATGCAATTTTAGAACAAGCACCTACAGAAATTCAAAATAAAGATGGAATTGAACGTCCTCATCTTCTAATTCTGAGTGCAAAAACTCCATCAGCTTTGGAGGTAGCAACAGGAAATCTCGCTACATATTTGCAACAGTTTCCCGATACAGATATTGCTGATGTGGCATATACATTGCAAACGGGACGACGCGCTTTTGAACATCGTCGCTGTTTGGTTTGTCAAACTGCGTCGGAAGCAGTGGAAATATTAACTACATCTGATTCTCCACAACTTTTAAGTCAATCACCCGGTGCGGCTCAAACTACCGTAGCTTTTCTGTTCCCAGGACAAGGAAGCCAATATGTGAATATGGGATGGGAGTTATACACAACCGAGGCAATTTTTCGAGAAGAAATTGATCGTTGTTGTGAATTACTCGTACCACATTTAGGCTTGGATTTGCGAAATCTTCTCTATCCTGAATTAAATACACCCCTCCCCAACCCTCACGCCACTTGCTTCAAGTCGGCAGAGCCGCCCAACGCAGTGGCTCCCCTTGCTAAGGGGAGGGAGCAATTAGAACCCTTCCCCACTCCCCACTCTCCAGATTTATCCCAAACCGCCTACGCCCAACCCGCTTTATTTGTAGTCGAATATGCCCTAGCCAAACTCTGGATATCATGGGGAATCCAGCCACGGGCGATGATTGGTCATAGTATTGGTGAATATGTCGCCGCCACATTAGCTGGTGTGTTCAACTTAGCTGATGCCTTGATGCTAGTTGTGCAACGCGGACAACTGATGCAACAGTGTCCCCCAGGAGTGATGCTTTCTGTTTCCCTCGCCGCAGAGAAACTGCAACCGTTACTTACAGATGATTTAGTAATTGCTGTTGACAATGCGCCTAGATTATGCGTGGTGTCAGGAGAAGAAAAAGCGATCGCACTTTTAGAACAACGTTTAGCTAGTGAAAATATTACCTATCGGCGATTGCATACAAACCATGCTTTTCACTCACCGATGATGTCAAAGGCGATCGCACCTTTTACAGAAATCTTACACAAGATTCAACTCCATCCACCGCAAATTCCTTTGATTTCTAACGTCACAGGTACTTGGATGACTGCGGCACAAGCTTGTGATCCCAACTATTGGGCAACCCATCTGCGTCAGCCAGTGCAGTTTAGCGACGGAATTAGGCAACTGCAACAAACATCCCATCAGGTTTTTCTGGAAGTTGGATTTGGTCAAACCTTGAGTACCATTATTCGACAATTTACCGATGCACCGCCTACTTTCGCATCTGGGCGACATCCCCAAGATACCAAATCGGATGTCGGCTTGATTTGCCAAACCTTGGGACAGCTTTGGCTTTCGGGCGTAGCCGTCAACTGGTCTAAATTCTATGCTTTACAACAACCGCAAAAACTGCCCTTGCCAACCTATCCCTTTGAGCGGCAGCGCTACTGGATAGACCGACATCCATCGTCAGAAGTTGCTCCCATCCTGCCAGAAAAGCCCCAGAAGCAAGAGGATATATCAAATTGGTTTTATTTGCCCTCTTGGGTGCGATCGCCGCTTCTGCGTCCTTCTCAGATACCAACAAAACAACGATATTTGGTCTTTTGTCATCCTGACAGTATCGGTGAACAACTGGTGCAGCGTCTCCAGAAAGCCGGACAGCAAGTAATTACCGTGACACCAGGAGCGGAATTTACTTCAAAGGGCGACGCTTACACCATTGCGCTTGATAACCCAAAAGATTATGAAACACTATGGCAGCAATTACAAACAGCCGGAACTTTACCTGATGCGATCGCACATTTATGGACTCTCACCGATTCGGTAGCAAATGATCGCTTTGAGCAAAGGCAAACCCTCGGTTTTTACAGTTTACTCTGGCTGACTCAGGCATTATCTTCATCACCGCAGCCTCTAAGAATCTATGTACTGACTCAGCAGGTGCAAAATGTTCTCTTAACTGAAACCCTCAATCCCGCAGACGCAACAATTCTCGGTCTTTGCAAAGTAATTCCCCAAGAATACCCGAATTTGATTTGCCAAAATATTGATTTATCACTTCCGATCGCCAATTTTGAGCAACTGATAGCGGAATTAACGATAAATAACACCCCATCAAACACCCTCCCCTTGCCAAGGGGAGGGCTGGGGAGGGGTGTATTTAACTCCGAAGACACCCCCCTTTCATCGGGACAGAGGGGGGTAGGAGCGCTAGGGAGAGGTAACTATTTCATTGCTTACCGGGGTAAAACTCGCTGGATACAAGAATTCCAGCCGATTCCTTTACCTGCCCCTGAGTCTTCCCAAATACCCCTAATTGAAGGTGGCGTGTATGCGATCGCTGGAGACTTGGTGGAAGGTTTGGGGTTAATTTATGCCCGGTTTCTGGCGCAAACAGTGAACGCGAAATTAATACTTTTGGGACGGTCAGATTTGCCACAACCTGCCCAATGGGAAACTTGGTTGGCTTCCCACGGTCGCCAAAATCCCATTAGCCACTGTATTCAACAGTTGCAAGCTTTACAAACTACAGGATGTGAATTCCTATTTTATAGCGTTGACTTAGCGGATATCATGCAAGTGCAAACTGCTATTACCGAAGCTACAAGCCAATTTGGGGCAATTAATGGAGTCATTCATGCTGCGGCTATGGGCGATCGCGCCAGTTGTTTGATTCGTAACCTCGATACTCAGGAATGTAGCCGACAATTCCATACAAAAATACATGGTTTATTAGCATTAGAAAAAGCTCTCCACAATCAACCCTTAGACTTTTTCCTTTTGCAATCTTCTCTGTCTGCGGTTGTCGGTGGAATTGGCTTTGCTGCTTATGCCGGGGCAAACTTGTTTATGGATGCTTTCGCACAGCAACGTAGTCAAAACAGTGATACACCTTGGATTAGTATCAACTGGGATGCAGTGCGTTTTGATGAAACTGCCATACTCACAGGTGCTGCTCTTGTAGATTTGGCTATGACTCCCCAGGAAGTTTGGCAAGTGACTGAGCGCATTCTAGCCCAACCTGTCGCTGCACTAGTTACTGTTTCGCCTGTAAACCTCCAGTCTCGTTTCATACAGCCTGAAGTAATTCATGATACTACACGCACTGATAATAACCACGCACGCCCTAACATTCCTACCACTTACGTTGCCCCTAGTGGCTACATTGAAACCAGAGTTGCCCAATTAATGGAAAACTTATTGGGTATTGCTCCCATCGGCATTCACGATAACTTTTTTGAGTTGGGTGGACATTCATTGCTAGCAATTCAGGCGGTTTCTCAGCTACGGGAAGAATTTCAAGTAGAATTGCCGATGCGACAATTTTTATTTGAATCACCAACCGTTGCAGGTATAGCCAAAATTATCATCGAAAACCAAATACCAACACTAGATGATCCAGAAGCGATCGCAAAATTATTAGATCAAGTAGAACAAACTGATTTTTCTCGTTAA
- a CDS encoding VOC family protein, translating to MKTQLLISTNNSLLEVDHIFICVEDAPKVEFFEQAGLMFASPAVQQIERGTASQILFFENFYLELIWVEDEVAAEIYAVRTGIDFLGRSHWRQTQISPFGIALHQQSRATSSFEEEFRRSQPQKTELLLSFSSDNLVTQTEPLCFVIPDAIALPTLLKNFPNFQKQFVSHPLGLRKMTGIEVTVTHTYSVTQPLALLVENGAVQVEQGTSPCLQLTFDNYMQRKILDARAIGIPLVFKF from the coding sequence ATGAAGACTCAGTTACTAATTTCGACAAATAATTCCTTGCTAGAAGTTGACCACATTTTTATTTGTGTTGAGGATGCACCTAAAGTTGAATTCTTTGAGCAAGCGGGATTGATGTTTGCCAGTCCTGCTGTGCAGCAGATAGAACGAGGTACAGCCTCACAGATTCTCTTTTTTGAGAACTTTTATCTAGAGTTAATTTGGGTTGAGGATGAAGTCGCTGCTGAAATCTATGCTGTCCGCACAGGTATAGACTTTTTAGGGCGATCGCATTGGCGACAAACGCAAATCTCTCCATTTGGGATTGCTCTGCACCAGCAGTCTCGCGCCACATCCTCGTTCGAGGAGGAATTTCGGCGATCGCAACCCCAAAAAACAGAACTATTATTAAGTTTTTCCAGTGATAATTTAGTCACCCAAACTGAACCTTTATGCTTTGTCATTCCTGATGCGATCGCCTTACCAACTTTATTAAAAAATTTTCCTAACTTCCAAAAACAGTTTGTGTCTCATCCACTAGGGCTAAGAAAAATGACAGGAATAGAGGTAACTGTTACTCATACTTACTCTGTAACTCAACCTCTGGCACTGTTAGTAGAGAATGGAGCAGTGCAAGTTGAGCAAGGAACTTCCCCATGTCTACAGTTGACCTTTGACAATTATATGCAGAGGAAGATATTAGATGCACGAGCGATCGGTATTCCTCTAGTTTTCAAATTTTAG
- a CDS encoding DUF3102 domain-containing protein, with the protein MVKSNHKDTKDTIITRFDYELLTPEQRTLVEQCTTEIREQLRQTAQDIWEIGQRLAEVRSKLKHGQFDTWLKAEFGWSRRTAYNFINVYETFDNRANLAQIDIATSALYLLAAPSTPQKLRDIQKPKNPSPIPLCCLNDKSLTGLDITGRF; encoded by the coding sequence ATGGTAAAATCAAATCACAAGGATACAAAAGATACAATTATTACTCGTTTTGATTACGAACTTCTCACTCCAGAGCAGCGGACATTAGTTGAACAGTGCACAACAGAAATCCGAGAGCAGTTACGGCAGACTGCTCAAGACATTTGGGAGATTGGGCAACGATTGGCAGAAGTGCGTTCTAAACTGAAGCATGGGCAGTTTGATACTTGGTTGAAAGCAGAATTTGGTTGGAGCCGACGAACAGCATACAACTTTATTAATGTGTATGAAACCTTTGACAACCGTGCAAATCTTGCACAGATTGACATTGCTACCTCCGCTTTGTATCTACTTGCTGCACCCTCCACACCTCAAAAACTGCGGGATATCCAGAAACCCAAAAACCCTTCCCCTATACCCCTCTGCTGCCTTAATGATAAGTCTTTAACCGGACTTGATATCACAGGTCGCTTTTAG
- a CDS encoding amino acid ABC transporter substrate-binding protein: protein MYEKIAIPILSLIFATLIPNMVAAETVMEKVARTGVLTAGTSRDALPFAYVDSQGKLNGYSVDMLTLIKEQLEKDLDKKIKLQLVGLSPSERITKIVNQQVDIVCDASSFTWKRDKKVDFSVSYGVTGTQLLVKKGSNLGSPESLIGKQIGVLAGTTNEQAIARVQPRVKRVYFKTRAEGYTALQEGTIDGFSSDSILLEGWLQQQKNPDAFAIVPPRPYSQEGIACMVPENNSKFLDTVNYSLVKFMQGFVNGNQQYVTIFDRWFGSQGAVALNRDLRDLVVETMQLVIEFREEIPKSDL, encoded by the coding sequence ATGTATGAAAAAATTGCTATCCCTATTTTAAGTCTCATATTTGCGACGCTCATACCTAATATGGTAGCTGCTGAGACTGTGATGGAAAAAGTAGCCAGAACAGGGGTATTAACAGCTGGTACTAGTAGAGATGCGCTACCTTTTGCCTATGTGGATAGTCAAGGAAAGTTAAATGGCTATTCTGTAGATATGCTGACTCTGATTAAAGAGCAATTAGAAAAAGACCTAGATAAAAAAATTAAACTGCAATTAGTTGGTCTTAGCCCTTCTGAGCGGATTACTAAAATAGTTAATCAACAAGTTGATATTGTGTGTGATGCTAGTAGTTTTACCTGGAAGCGAGATAAAAAAGTAGACTTTTCTGTTAGCTACGGTGTGACTGGAACCCAATTATTAGTTAAGAAAGGAAGTAATCTAGGTTCCCCTGAATCCCTTATTGGTAAGCAAATTGGTGTGCTGGCGGGAACCACAAATGAGCAGGCGATCGCTCGTGTACAACCTAGAGTTAAGCGGGTGTATTTTAAAACTAGGGCAGAGGGATACACAGCTTTGCAAGAAGGTACTATTGATGGTTTCTCGTCCGATAGCATTCTTTTAGAGGGATGGCTACAACAGCAAAAAAATCCAGATGCTTTTGCGATCGTACCCCCTCGCCCCTATTCACAAGAAGGTATCGCTTGCATGGTGCCAGAAAATAACTCGAAATTCTTGGATACAGTCAACTATTCTCTGGTCAAGTTCATGCAAGGATTTGTCAATGGTAATCAGCAATATGTCACTATTTTTGACCGTTGGTTTGGGTCTCAAGGCGCTGTAGCGCTTAATCGGGATTTACGTGATTTGGTAGTGGAAACTATGCAATTGGTCATAGAATTTCGTGAGGAAATTCCTAAAAGCGACCTGTGA
- the argC gene encoding N-acetyl-gamma-glutamyl-phosphate reductase gives MTKPKIFIDGESGTTGLQIYSRLNQRDDIELVSIEESKRKDAFERAKLINAVDVVILCLPDDAALEAVSLVSSTTVKILDASTAHRTAKNWVYGFPELNPGQREKIASAQFVSNPGCYPTGFLACIRPLIAKGLLNSNFPITVNAVSGYSGGGKNLIKQYHTFHEQQAGAESLYPYGIYGLRFGHKHVKEMHYYSGLASPPLFVPAVGDFEQGMLVQVPLPLGTLDNPPSGEVIHEAIANYYQSEKFVQVAPYQDSTLLRDGIFLDAMSTTGYAYAIKNTNIVQVFVFANDTTKEVLLVARLDNLGKGASGAAVQNLNIMLGFPEELGL, from the coding sequence ATTACTAAACCCAAGATTTTCATTGATGGCGAATCAGGAACCACAGGCTTACAAATTTACTCACGTCTCAATCAACGGGATGATATTGAGTTAGTTAGCATTGAGGAATCTAAACGTAAGGATGCATTTGAGCGAGCTAAACTAATCAATGCCGTCGATGTTGTTATTCTCTGCCTACCTGATGATGCAGCCCTTGAAGCTGTTAGCTTGGTAAGTAGTACTACGGTTAAGATCCTTGATGCTAGTACTGCCCATCGCACAGCTAAGAACTGGGTATATGGTTTCCCTGAACTAAATCCAGGACAGCGAGAGAAAATCGCCAGCGCCCAGTTTGTGAGCAATCCTGGCTGTTATCCTACAGGATTCTTGGCTTGTATCCGTCCGTTGATTGCCAAGGGACTCCTGAACAGCAACTTTCCTATCACCGTTAATGCAGTGTCAGGTTACTCTGGCGGTGGGAAGAATCTGATCAAACAGTACCATACCTTCCACGAGCAACAAGCCGGAGCAGAATCACTCTATCCCTATGGGATCTACGGGTTGCGGTTTGGGCATAAGCACGTCAAAGAAATGCATTATTACTCAGGGTTAGCATCGCCGCCGCTGTTCGTACCGGCAGTAGGGGATTTTGAGCAGGGGATGCTGGTACAAGTGCCTTTGCCCCTGGGGACTTTGGATAATCCACCATCAGGTGAAGTTATTCATGAAGCGATCGCTAACTACTACCAAAGTGAAAAATTTGTGCAGGTTGCTCCATACCAAGATTCTACTCTGTTGCGAGACGGAATATTTTTGGATGCTATGTCTACGACGGGCTACGCCTACGCAATCAAAAACACCAATATTGTTCAGGTTTTTGTATTCGCCAATGACACTACCAAAGAAGTGTTGCTAGTTGCTCGTCTTGACAACCTGGGTAAGGGCGCATCAGGAGCCGCCGTCCAAAACCTAAATATCATGCTCGGTTTTCCAGAAGAGTTGGGATTATGA